The window AAGGATGGATTGTTGATGGTGGAGATGAAGATGTTGAGACAAATATTGAAGATGTCAGATAACTTTACGAAGAAGAATTTGTATCgaatgaagaagaggaagatgacatggatTTTGAATTTGAATCCGATACAGAGGAAGTGTTGGAGAAATATGGAGATGAACTAGAAGAAAAATTAGGGATATAGGAAATTATATGAGTTATTTTGTAACTTGTAAGAAAACTTTTGCTATTTTGTCAGTTTCAGACTTTCAGTTTGTAGTTTGTATTTTGCTCTTTTAGACTAGTTTGTGTACTTTTGCTATTTCAGTATTTCTATTTCCATTTATCTATTGGGATCAAATTatgtatttcattattaatatttCGGAATTTCTATTTTGTATACTATGCCTTGtcttgaaaacgaaaaaaatgcctgatcaatggaggataagtactctagttcccttatataagaataagggagacgtacaaaattgtgcaaactataggggtattaaactaatgagtcatactatgaaactttgggaaaaagtaatagaaaaaagattaaggaaggagaccacagtgacagaaaatcaatttgggtttatgcctggaaggtcgacaatagaagctatacatcttcttagacaattaatttttTNNNNNNNNNNNNNNNNNNNNNNNNNNNNNNNggtattcattgacttagaaaaagcgtatgatagagtcccaagagaaattatatggcgaattttagaaaagagaggtgttagcgtaacatatattgaactaattaaggatatgtatgaggatgtaacgaccagagtaaagacttcaggcggagtaactgaagcatttccaataaagatagggttacatcaaggatcagctctaagtccctatctttttacactaattatggacgaactcactgcgcacattcaagacacagtaccgtggtgcatgttgtttgcagatgatattattttggtagatgagacacgtgaaggagtaaatgctaagctagaatcttggagggaaacactagaagggaaaggttttaaggttagtagattaaagacagaatatatggaatttaagtttagcaatattagaagtaatgaaacaattgttaagataggaaagGACGAGTTGCACCcgagcgatttaaatatttaggatcatttttacaaaatgatggagggattgagagagatgtcttacatagaatacaagcaggatgggtgaaatggaggggagcgtcgagtgttttatgtgaccgtaaagtacctcttaaacttaaaggtaagttctataaaaccgcagttagacttgctatgttatatggagctgaatgttgtgctatgactcgagcacacgagcagaagatgagagttgcagagatgaggatgttaaggtggatgtgtgggcatacggcatacgaagatggacaaaataagaaatgagagcattagagagaaagtcggagttgcatctattgaggaaaaactccgagagacacgtttaagatggtatggacatgtacttagacgaccaataaatgttccagttaggcgatgtgaaactatgataaacatgcatatcaaacgaggaagaggaagaccaaaaaagacttggttagcaacaataaaacaagataaaatttatttaaatatagatgatgatataataggagatagagctcaatggcgtaaaaggattcatacagccgaccccacctagtgggaaaaggcttggttgttgttgttgttgtatgctaTGCCTTGTCAGTTTCAGGATTTTGCGACAAACAAAATCCTGCCGAATcgattaattgattgatttggcATGATCTGATCAATTCGGAAGGATTCTGCGACAAACGGAATCTTgccgctgatcgattcaacacgGTTATGTTTATCGGGAAAATCCTACCTGATTGACCAGATCAATCCGGCAGGGTTTTCCGAGAAAAAAAATTCTGCCTATGTAGACGCTTAGGCGCTAGGCGGCAGGCAACCCACCTACCGCCTAACTTCTTTTTTAACATTGGATGCATAGCATGAgctttattattttttcctttgtttttttcttctttcttaataAACAACAAATGGTATTTTGTTGCTAGGATACCCAAAGCTAGATGTAGTTGGTGAACAAATTTCTTAAGAGATATACTCATCTAAGATAATTTTGGTATCTCCAATCTCCTGCTGCTGACCTCAGAGGGTTTATATGGTTTCTGAAGATGAAGTCACTGGGGTTATGTTGCACTACCTTCTTGGTCAAACGAATTAGAGAGTTGTTGAATGGATGAATACGAAAATTTTGGAAAACAATTACATTACATCAAGCATTTGGTTTCATAATTCTCTTTTGATTTAGTGAATTCTCTAAGAGGCATAATGTAGTTCTGTAAAAAATAGTTATTAGCTTCCGTCAGTTTGATAGATGCTATGTAAGAATCCCACAAATCAATAGTATCTATTCATGTTTGTGATTTCACTGCTGTGGATTCCATCTTGTTTTATGAAAAATCCACAAATCAATAGTATCTATGCATGTTTGTGATGTCATTGTTGTGGATTCCATCTTTTTTTATTTAACTAAGTAGTCGCTTTCTATTTTGCTTTTAGATGATGTCAAATGTGATTGCGTGTTAGATTTTTCAGAATCTGATCttgttttaaaattctttattgAACACTTGATTAGTTTTATGGGTTATATGGCACTCGTTGCGggcagggatcctctggtcctGAACCAGTCCTAGACCTCCGCCCATTCATTGGTGGAGTGGACTATATCCCACCTGTTAAACAAGCGACGTCTAACTCACCCCACCAATGAATTTGTAGGGCCTACCCTGGTTGAGCAGATCCTGGACCAGAGGATCTAGCCTCCACTGGTTGCTATGTTTAGAAAACCCTTTTTTtacaattattttattatttagcaTGTTTTCGTTTTGCTAATTACAAATCAATGAATGTATTTTTTCTCAAATCTCAAATTAGTTATTAACCATTGCATTATGTTGGTAAATGCCTAATCAAATACTATTTCTGAGTTTTCAGTACATATGTCTCATTTGAACTGCCCCATGCATTTAAAAATTAGGTATAATTTCCAAATCGAGTGGTCTTTCTCTTCTTATATctcttgttttattttattgtttcctCAGATTGACCCTGTTCTGTAACATATCATTTATTTAGGCCAAATATAAGCTTCCTAATTCCCGCTACAATTTGTATTCACCTGCGTCCATTCCTGCAGGCTTTGTGATGTAGCACCGAACTCAACTCAGTGGgtgtaaaattattattaactgAAAGGTGATTTGATACAAAGGATCCTAACCACTTTTATACACCGGCCACTTTGATAGACCTGTGATGAGATCGGTTGTACTTAAAAGTTAAAAATACAACTTGTTTGCTTCCAAAAAAATTCAACAAACTCCCCAAATCAATCTAAATAACTTGGTTGAAATTTTAAAGTAACAGAATTTTCTCAATTAAACCCTGTTTCACCTTGTCACTGGAATACTTAGTTATTTGTTGTTTCACTAATGAATTTGGGAGAAATTAGAAATAGGGAATTGTGATCAAGAATTTAATATATCATATGATCCATTGTGATCCAGTGAAATTGAGGGTAAGCTTGTTAGATGTAGTGAATGTAAGGCATTTGAATAGGTGGGAATATCTCTTAGTCTTTGCAGCCTTAAGGTCTTCATAAACTTTTAATCTTTAGCTGATTTGTTTGAGAGCATAATTGTTTGAGTGGTTTTAGGTGTCATTAGGCAATTGGAAATATCAATTACAAGGAAGTTAAATTGATCTGACTGCTGAATAGTTTCTTTCCAGTGGGGTCTTAGATATAAACAAGCTTCTCTGTAGTGAATCATTACTGGTTTTGCATTTATTATTGGCATCGGTAGACCTTCTCCTGAGCTGATCTCATGTTCTTTAATCATCGCAGCTATCAGTTCGTAACTGTTTTATAAGGGGATCAGTGGTACGATATGTCGAACTCCCCCCTGATGGTGTGGACGTCGACATCCTCCATGATGCAACAAGGAGAGAAGCCCGTGGAAGCTGATTCTGCAGCTAGGAATTTTCAAATAGCACTTTCGTTGCTGgccttggatttttttttgtcGACTCTTGCCACTTGTGCAAATGCAAATTAGTATCTCATGTTTGCACCACATTATACTGTGAAATAGTCTTAAACTGCTCTCGGTTTCAGGATTCAACGTTTTCATTATTCAGCCAGTTTTTTGTCTACTGGAATAAGACCAGAAGGTGTTGATTTTTCTTGTTgatttttcttgcgatcactgCAGAATGATTTTCTTGCCAACCGTTAGGGGACTTGTTGGATGAACAGGAAATTTGCTAAATCAACAAAAGGGGCGGcgatctcaaaaaaaaaatttgtattataaaattattatacGTAAAATATGAttataatgaaaattattttatctaGATTGAAATTATAAAAGATGAAATGTTATTATATTTAAATATTcttttgattaaaaatatttttatctctattaatattataaaagaagtattattttattacattaaaattatttaaatttaattaaaatcattttagatcAATCAAAATCattctaaatttaaataatttaaattaaattgttaaaaatattttaatataataatgttatatatatatttgttttattaaaatattcttgtaACAAAAGTGACACTCATATTTGaaattctttcttttatttttttttaaagaaacactttatttttataaattaatcatattttattcttttcaaaattatttaatccGGGTAAATTAGTCCCAAAATCAAAGTTTTCAATTTAAAGAGCGGGAAAATGAATTATTTGATATTCTCAGTCGAGATAAACTCATAAACCCGCGAACTGCCTATAAaataacaaacaaacaaacaaaaatcgCTAATTAAACAAACAACCGACGAAGGAAGAAACGATCGAGCGCGCGATGGCGGCGGCGAACATGAAGATGAAGATGCAGCTGAGGAAGGGGAGCGAGGTTGAGGTCCAGCGGTGGGACGGCGACTCCTACTCCTGGCTCTCCGCCGACGTCGTCTCCGGCAATGGCCGCACCTACCTCGTCCGCATCCACGGGGCAACTACGTCCCAGGCCGCGGTACTCGAGCGAGTCGCTCGAAAGTTTATTAGGCCGACGCCGGTCCCGGTTGGCCTCCGCGCCCTCTACTCCTGGAGCACCGGCGACGAGGTGGAGGCGTTCGTGGACCACGCCTGGTGCCCGGCGGTGGTTACCGCCGTCGGCTACGGGAAGGTCGTTGTCTACCTTCACGGGAAGATGAAAAAAATCAGAGTCCGCACGTGCGAGCTTCGGCTGAGGAGGCAGTGGGACGGCAATCAGTGGACGCTTCTCGATAAGGTAAATCAATCACATATAGATTCTCAATCAATTAacgctctgttttttttttttttttttttgtgatcattATTAAGATTTATGATTCGATATGTATCTCACATGTTTATCGCGCAGAAACCGAGGGAGGCGATTATTTCCCGTGAATTCCCGGCGGCGGCTGATTCACATAACGTTGCCGGCTAGCAGAGTACGTAGAATCTTCGGCTAAGAGGAGGAAGAGCAGAGGGGAGGAATTGTTTTACAAGATTCTGGTTATTCTTCTTCCATAGGACGTTGCAATTGAGTAATTAGGATTCATGTATAACTTTTTCAGGTTTAGGGTTCTGATTGTCCTTGCACCTTGTAATTAATTAGGATTTCGAATAACTTTTTCAGATTATGATCGTTCTTCCTTCGTAGGAAATTGTAGTTAACTCGGTTGAACGATAATATTTCTGTATTCATTAATATCACTTTGTCAGAAACTCCTTCCTTGTAAAATGTTATTACACGATTTCAACACCCTAAAATTGACTTTGATCATGCGACTTCAATGCCTGTAAAATTTGATTGATATAACTAGGATCAAGTAAATGAATACATCTTAAATATTTTATACATTGATACGGCGAATAAAATAGGATCCTAAGAATATGGTATAAGACTGGCCGACCGACTATGAGCGAACGAATATTTTATCCAATCGGACTAGGCATCCGATCAGATCCAATCCTCTTGGTTTGATTGGATCCCGAGTCTCCCTAGTTTGATTGGACACTTATTATTCGATCGAACTCCTTGTCTGATCGAATTCCGAGTCCTCGAGGTATCTAACCTTCCGCAGCTGACTAGACCCATTAAAGAGTGAGGCATGATGGGATAATAGAAGGGACTCGGCCGACCCACCATTGAAGTATACCAACCAATAGCCTAATATCCTTTTTGTCATCTTGTGTAATTACTGTCAGAAAATCGCTGGAATATTCCATATGTGATTCGTACAATGGAAGTTTCGACCTTGCAGGTGCATAGGTGATGGACATAATTTAGGAATGACTGTGATGTGTTAAATTAGTTgatcatattttaaaaatacattgATATTCATGCAGAGATAAAACATCACTATATAAGGGGTCTCTACCTACAAACACAAGTAGGGCCGACCTTGAGATATGTCACCTAGGGTGACAGACTAGGGCCTCCGATTTTTTAGGGTCCCCAAATTTGACatacatatatattatatattatataaattagattgttttaattcaaaatccaaaaaatatattgatggattatattaataaaggctcaACCAAAAATatacttatcattaaaatttaaaaatctaaaaaatgtaaaaagaaaaagaaaaaaagaatgaaGGTCAACGGTGCTTTTTTCTGtccaaactttatttttttttgtacatttttttttttattaatttgtttACAGAAGAGTGAAGTCTGAATCTTGAATATTAATTtcccccttcttcttctttgaatctcttctaattaTAATAGAAAAGTCTATtctctaattaaaattttaattttattaatattattattcatcaatatataaacgGCTTGAAAATTTTATTCATTGAAAATGAggtattagaaaattttaattttgaacacCTTATTGATAATTTTACTTTTCAAAATACTAGAAGATCTTGATTTTTTCaagaattattttatatatatttttttatatttgtagGTATTGCACTTTTTGGAGAGGTTCAAGAAATATATTTGGTATAATGTTGTATTTTTTAGAGAatcttgagaaatatattttatatagagtttatcatattttaaatgaaatttattgattttcaaaattttctattataaactctatttactatatgtaagtaaaaaaaatttccaagtcTCTTTTTGTCAAGGGCCCTTAAAAATCAAGATGGCCTTGAACGCAAGTAAGTTTTGCTATCAGAATTCACTATTCACAGCCACTCTTCTTTACTCTTTAGTTTCAGCTCTCTATCTAACTTGAGCGTTAGAGTACTTATACTTGGGACCTCTCCTTGACTTGGTCACTGACGTTTTCTTCCTCCTTCGTTCTTCTTGACAAGTAGGCTCGCTCAAGGTGCCAAGTTCCTCTTGTTCGGAGTCCCTTTGCTATCAACCTCAAAGTCACTTAACAAGCATGTCAACTTTCTTAATTTCAGATATGGTCATAcatgaataaaaaataaactcCAATTAAATCTATTCCAATCGTGTGGGAAATAAAAACAATATGATATGAACAAATCCTTCTAATCAAAGAGAGGTTGAATATAATTAGTCATTGCAAAGTTCAATTATCTGTATTGACGGGTCCGGTTCAAGGCGTACACCTCTAAGCCTATGCCTATGCCTGTATTTTATTGAGCCCCCaagaataataatattttaatattatttgtattattattttttctttttaactatatatatatacccttcatcttccaatgtcctattttcttaaactcaaacgACTCATCGGTGATCTCACACTCTTTCCCTTCCCCGCTAGTGATCTGACTCTTAAAGGACGCTCATCTCATTCCTTGTAAGtaatttccttctcttcctctctcttcCTCAATAAGAATGGGAAGTAGGGGTTCCTCATATATTCAATGAAAAACAgcgttcatcttcttcctcaatagGAATAGGAAGCAAGCGTTCCTCATCTATTTGCAAAGCAGCctcttcttcttccataagaaacCTTAGCTGATGTGGCAAATACAAGAGCCTACACATGGCAAGGTTAGGTCAAGAGTTAAGCCGCTAGGTCAAAAATCAAGCCAAGGTCTAAATCAAAAAGATTGGTTTAGGTTATGACATAGAGAACCTGGTGGCACCCAACTCCCTCAACTCCGTTACTCGACTCTCACGGCTAGCTAAGTCATGGCCAACTTCCTCAGTTCGGTACACCTGACTCTCCTAGCATGGTATGGTCATATGACTCCTCCTATTTGGTCAACAAACCTCTTCGACTCGGTCACTAGACTCTTTCAACTCAGTCATCTGACTTCTCCTACTCGATCAATAGACCTCTTCAACTTGGTTTACCAAACTCCTTCAGCTCGGTCATCCTCGATTGAGACTTACATCCTATGTGGTTTGTTGTACCATTTTTATCGGATAACGTGAATAATATAGCTGTTCCTCCCAGAAGATGTGGGCAAACATGTGGATAAtgaaaaggcatgactacaaccCTATATAAACTCGTCCGCTCTTGCGAGTGCAAGTACCGACATACAATCATCTAGACTCTTAATTACTCCACAACTTTTACCTTTTCCTATCCCCTATGCTAAGTTGAAGGTCGGACTGGTCACACCAAGTCCCATCTTAGTGACCATTCTAACATATGTTGAGTGTTGTAGATATCCcaaatattttttcattaatGAAGCATCCAAGATTGCCCCCTCAGCAATTGCCTCCTGTTAACCCGCCATATCGTGATCTCAGACATGAATAAATTGGCATCCTTTATGAGAATGCTTGAACCGAGACGTTGAGATGGCGGAACTCGGTAGAACTGTCAAGGGTCCTAGCCATATAGGAGACATAGTTCATGGTGAGGCTTTCATCATGGCTAGGGAAGAGTTCctattggtgcaacatccctcaggtcaaggttgacctggttgaccaagctgagtcttggtttgagtttagatgtttgacaataagatattgattgaagaagagtcaagtaggtcaagggagtgaccggatacttgactgggaagtcctagtgagtgaagctaggcagaaggaaatcctggtgagtgaaactaggtgaaagtcctggtgagtgaagccaggtgaaagtcctagtgagtgaagctaggcagatggaaagtcctagtgagtgaagctaggcagatggaaaaccctagtgagtgaaactaggtgaaagtcctggtgagtgaagccaggcaagggaaaattcagatggatcaaggatgatcggacatctggtgttgggaagtccaagtaggtcaaaggattgactggatacttggcacgaggaaatacagataggtcaaagggattgaccagacatctaaatagaaaagtccaagtaggtcaagggagtgaccagatacttggcatgacgagaaaagtccaagtgggtcaaaggaattgaccggacacttggtgggaagtcctggcaggtcaagggagtgaccagatgctaggcatgatgtaccaataggtcaagaatgaccggatgttggtttgggagtcttggaacttggttttgggcaaaaaccaagtgctggatcgatcaggggatcgatccaggagctggatcgatcagtggatcgatccaggcttttcccagcgaacagaaagcctctggatcgatccgtggatcgatccagatgtccaaatcgatcggtggatcgattgggacgcggctgcttcgcgcgataagcattggatcgatccatggatcgatccaggcgtttttcctagagcacagaggcgctctggatcgataggtggatcgatccaaagcctccccgatcgattgggaacatttgaatcgatcgggttccgaccgttggcgtcgatttaagctacaggcgtgcgatggctgcggcatctcttcaccgattcactccagatctctcgccaactcctccacagcgctcttgaagctaagatcgccagttcttgaaggatcttggaggttttccaagtcaagaggcggatcaacaacaagaagagaagttagggttagggtttttactgcacatcttgtaagcttttgcttatcttgtatttccctttcttcttcttgtattgagagtgctgtaaggcttctccgcctttggtagttaccataaaggagtgttattcatagtggagggtgtgtgcgtggtgtggatccttggattagtcacctcctttggaggtggataccaagtaaaatcctagtgttagcgttgagtgttttgtttctgtattttccgctgcatattcttgaagaaacaatcaacgccaagcaacgtcgaggaacgagcgagcgacgagctattcaccccccctctagctacttttggttctaacaagtggtatcagagcaaggccgctcttcaccggaatcatcgccggaagggtcaagcataacaagaaaagctagagggtgaagaagttggagcaaattcttcaagttcaagactttatcaagctcaacttcaagatgcaattccaagatggacttggatttgacacaagggtggctccaccatacacttctacgagtttcgattcttggaaatcaagaatcgaaaattttcttatgatggagatagagcaatggtttgctctaatggaaggcttcaaggctccaagaaa is drawn from Zingiber officinale cultivar Zhangliang chromosome 1B, Zo_v1.1, whole genome shotgun sequence and contains these coding sequences:
- the LOC122035705 gene encoding uncharacterized protein LOC122035705, which translates into the protein MAAANMKMKMQLRKGSEVEVQRWDGDSYSWLSADVVSGNGRTYLVRIHGATTSQAAVLERVARKFIRPTPVPVGLRALYSWSTGDEVEAFVDHAWCPAVVTAVGYGKVVVYLHGKMKKIRVRTCELRLRRQWDGNQWTLLDKKPREAIISREFPAAADSHNVAG